A DNA window from Pseudodesulfovibrio thermohalotolerans contains the following coding sequences:
- a CDS encoding TetR/AcrR family transcriptional regulator: MATKQQEKSQQTMQELMASAIELFGTKGFGNTSVAEITDHAGYAKGSFYRHWNSKDELFLQIVEQKFRQYRATRHDRVQNATDLEDAMNNIWDFLETILSDRNWSAIFLEFTVYSATSEPLRKLMNKSDYRLSNHVFAELMRKHVTSDYPPEKIGALNTALFEGYLIQRALNSDVLSLKDVREAAIALAVKNGTGRD; the protein is encoded by the coding sequence ATGGCGACCAAACAGCAGGAAAAATCCCAGCAAACCATGCAGGAGCTTATGGCCTCGGCCATCGAGCTGTTCGGCACCAAGGGGTTCGGCAACACCTCCGTGGCCGAGATCACCGACCACGCGGGTTATGCCAAGGGGAGCTTCTACCGCCACTGGAACTCCAAGGACGAACTCTTCCTCCAGATCGTGGAGCAGAAGTTCAGGCAGTACCGCGCCACGCGCCACGACCGGGTGCAGAACGCCACCGATCTCGAAGACGCCATGAACAACATCTGGGATTTCCTGGAGACCATCCTGTCCGACCGCAACTGGTCAGCCATTTTTCTGGAATTCACCGTCTACTCCGCCACGAGCGAGCCGCTGCGCAAGCTCATGAACAAGTCCGACTACCGCCTGTCCAACCACGTTTTCGCCGAACTGATGCGCAAACACGTGACCAGCGACTATCCTCCGGAAAAAATCGGCGCGCTCAACACCGCCCTGTTCGAGGGGTATCTCATCCAACGCGCACTGAACTCCGACGTGCTTTCCCTCAAGGACGTCCGAGAGGCGGCCATAGCCCTTGCCGTCAAGAACGGAACCGGGCGGGACTGA
- a CDS encoding TRAP transporter substrate-binding protein, whose translation MRKTLLILTALALIAAGLASPACAESVRLTYSSFFPPTHVQSKLAEQWCNEVELRTNKAVIVDFYPGGTLSPAKQCYDGVVEGISDIGMSALAYSRGRFPVMAAVDLPMGYENGVQATAVANAVYAKFSPAEFDDVEPMYFHAHGPGLLFTTEKPVHALPDLAGLKIRSTGNSAKLIEALGGTPVAQPMPAAYQSLQKGVVDGSVHPMESNKGWKLGEVVRHCTMSVPVGYTTTFFVVMNKSKWDEISPENRAIIEQINKEWSVKHGLAWDESDAEGKKFLTSKGGEFIELEPAEAELWVKAAQPVLDGYADGEGRAVNGQAVVNYIKEEMTKRP comes from the coding sequence ATGCGTAAGACCCTGCTGATCCTCACAGCCCTGGCCCTGATCGCGGCCGGCCTGGCGTCCCCCGCCTGCGCCGAATCCGTGCGCCTGACCTATTCAAGCTTCTTCCCACCCACCCACGTCCAGTCCAAACTGGCCGAACAGTGGTGCAACGAAGTGGAGCTCCGCACCAACAAGGCGGTTATCGTCGATTTCTATCCCGGCGGCACCCTGAGCCCGGCCAAACAGTGCTACGACGGCGTTGTCGAGGGCATCTCGGACATCGGCATGTCCGCGCTGGCCTATTCGCGCGGCCGCTTCCCGGTCATGGCCGCCGTGGACCTGCCCATGGGTTATGAGAACGGCGTCCAGGCGACCGCCGTGGCCAACGCCGTGTACGCCAAATTCTCGCCCGCCGAATTCGACGACGTGGAGCCCATGTATTTTCACGCCCACGGCCCCGGCCTGCTCTTCACCACCGAAAAGCCGGTCCACGCCCTGCCCGACCTGGCGGGACTCAAGATCCGCTCCACCGGCAATTCCGCCAAGCTCATCGAGGCCCTGGGCGGCACCCCCGTGGCCCAGCCCATGCCCGCCGCCTACCAATCCCTGCAAAAAGGCGTGGTAGACGGCTCGGTCCACCCCATGGAATCCAACAAGGGTTGGAAGCTCGGCGAGGTTGTCCGCCACTGCACGATGTCCGTGCCCGTGGGCTACACCACCACCTTCTTCGTGGTCATGAACAAGTCCAAGTGGGACGAAATATCCCCTGAGAACCGCGCGATCATCGAACAGATCAACAAGGAATGGTCGGTCAAGCACGGCCTGGCCTGGGATGAATCCGACGCCGAGGGCAAGAAATTCCTGACCTCCAAGGGTGGCGAGTTCATTGAGCTCGAACCCGCCGAAGCCGAGCTGTGGGTCAAGGCCGCGCAACCCGTGCTGGACGGCTATGCCGACGGCGAAGGCCGGGCGGTGAACGGCCAGGCCGTGGTGAACTACATCAAGGAAGAAATGACAAAACGTCCGTAG
- a CDS encoding TRAP transporter substrate-binding protein yields MKKLLTTFLAAALFCLVLPAEGRTEAKLTYSNFFPPTNHQSQLAEAWCREVEKRTGGKVVIEYYPDGTLSPAKQCYDGVVEGLSDIGLSCLAYSRGRFPVMAAVDLPLGYTSAAQATDTANAVYEKFKPQELADVEPMYFNGHGPGLLFTVKKPVRTLAEIQGVKIRATGNSAKLVEALGGTPVAKPMPENYQLLQKGVVDGSMHPIESNKSFKLGEVCKYGTDSFSVAYTTVFFIVMNKDKWAAIDPESQKIIREINKEWAAKHAAAWDEADAEGRRFFLDQGGEIVELAPEEATAWAKAAQPVLDGYLAEANGKGLDGEAILAFTQSTLK; encoded by the coding sequence ATGAAAAAACTTCTGACGACGTTCCTGGCCGCCGCCCTTTTCTGTCTCGTCCTTCCAGCCGAAGGGCGGACCGAGGCCAAGCTGACCTACTCCAACTTCTTTCCGCCCACCAACCACCAGTCGCAACTGGCCGAAGCGTGGTGCCGGGAGGTGGAGAAACGCACCGGCGGCAAGGTCGTGATCGAGTACTACCCCGACGGCACCCTGAGCCCGGCCAAGCAGTGCTACGACGGCGTGGTCGAGGGGTTGTCCGACATCGGCCTGTCCTGCCTGGCATACTCGCGCGGCCGCTTTCCGGTCATGGCCGCAGTGGACCTGCCGCTGGGCTACACCAGCGCGGCCCAGGCCACGGACACCGCCAACGCCGTATATGAGAAGTTCAAACCCCAAGAGTTGGCCGACGTGGAGCCCATGTATTTCAACGGCCACGGGCCGGGGCTGCTGTTCACCGTGAAGAAACCTGTCAGGACCCTGGCCGAGATACAGGGCGTGAAAATCCGCGCAACCGGCAACTCGGCCAAGCTGGTGGAGGCCCTTGGCGGCACGCCGGTGGCCAAACCCATGCCTGAAAATTACCAACTCCTGCAAAAGGGCGTTGTGGACGGCAGTATGCACCCCATCGAGTCCAACAAGTCCTTCAAGCTGGGCGAAGTCTGCAAGTACGGCACCGACTCCTTCTCCGTGGCCTACACCACCGTGTTCTTCATCGTCATGAACAAGGACAAGTGGGCCGCGATCGATCCCGAGTCGCAAAAGATCATTCGAGAGATAAACAAGGAATGGGCGGCCAAGCACGCCGCGGCCTGGGATGAAGCCGACGCCGAAGGACGCCGTTTCTTCCTCGACCAGGGCGGCGAGATAGTCGAACTGGCCCCCGAGGAGGCCACGGCCTGGGCCAAGGCGGCGCAGCCCGTGCTGGACGGCTATCTGGCCGAGGCCAACGGAAAGGGCCTCGACGGCGAGGCCATTCTGGCATTCACCCAATCCACCCTGAAATAA
- a CDS encoding TRAP transporter small permease produces MEENKRLLPLTEKIMRVIAAACLVGMAAMTGMDVFLRGAFNTPIFGCEEIVAILGVIAVGFALPYAHYQKSHIGVEILVRRLPKRARDIFELLTNLATLFLMAIVTWRMFLYAGTLAKSGEVSMNLELPEYYVVYVLSFGFFVYALCLLADIVKFFRKREA; encoded by the coding sequence ATGGAAGAGAACAAGCGGCTGCTCCCGCTGACCGAAAAAATCATGCGCGTGATCGCGGCGGCCTGCCTTGTGGGCATGGCGGCCATGACCGGCATGGATGTTTTCCTGCGCGGAGCCTTCAACACCCCCATCTTCGGCTGCGAGGAGATCGTGGCCATCCTCGGCGTTATCGCCGTGGGCTTCGCCCTGCCCTACGCCCATTACCAGAAAAGCCACATCGGCGTGGAGATCCTGGTCCGCCGCCTGCCCAAACGGGCCCGCGACATCTTCGAACTCCTCACCAACCTGGCGACACTCTTCCTCATGGCCATCGTCACCTGGCGGATGTTCCTCTACGCCGGGACCCTGGCCAAATCGGGCGAAGTCTCCATGAACCTGGAGCTGCCCGAATACTACGTGGTTTACGTCCTTTCCTTCGGTTTCTTCGTCTACGCCCTCTGCCTGCTGGCGGACATCGTCAAATTCTTCAGGAAACGGGAGGCCTAG
- a CDS encoding TRAP transporter large permease gives MDPTTAGIIGICVMVILFMTRMPVAFVMMLVGFVGFSLLTSWKGGLNLMSRNIYDAFASYELSTIPLFILMGQIAFNCGISRRLYDTAYRFLGNTRGGLAMATVSACTAFGAVCGSSPATAATMSTVGIPEMKRYGYANSLAAASVASGGGLGMIMPPSVVLIIYGVLTEQSIGALFVSGILPAILLTGLFIAGIYLQCKINPALGPKGDTFTWGEKLKSMANLMDTLLIFALVIGGLFKGLFTPTEAASIGVIGVLALAIVKRQLSWQAFVNSLYETLRTSCMVLVLIAGAVVFGKFLAVTRIPFDIANWVSAFDMPPFAIMGAIILIYFVGGCFMDSLALIMLTIPVFFPVVMDMGYDPIWFGVIIVLVTEMGVITPPVGINVYVVYGMCRKIAPDVTLEDVFKGILPFMASIILGIALLFIFPQIILFLPGLMY, from the coding sequence ATGGATCCGACCACCGCCGGAATCATCGGCATCTGCGTCATGGTCATCCTGTTCATGACCAGGATGCCCGTCGCCTTCGTCATGATGCTCGTGGGCTTCGTGGGCTTCTCGCTGCTAACCTCCTGGAAGGGCGGGCTCAATCTCATGAGCCGCAACATCTACGACGCCTTCGCCTCCTACGAGCTTTCCACCATACCGCTGTTCATCCTCATGGGACAGATCGCCTTCAACTGCGGCATTTCGCGGCGGCTCTACGACACCGCCTACCGTTTTCTGGGTAACACGCGGGGCGGCCTGGCCATGGCCACGGTCTCGGCCTGCACCGCCTTCGGCGCGGTCTGCGGGTCCAGTCCGGCCACGGCCGCGACCATGTCCACGGTCGGCATCCCGGAGATGAAACGGTACGGCTACGCCAACTCCCTGGCCGCGGCCTCGGTGGCCTCGGGCGGCGGGCTGGGCATGATTATGCCGCCGTCGGTGGTTCTCATTATCTACGGCGTGCTCACCGAGCAGTCCATCGGCGCGCTGTTCGTCTCGGGCATCCTCCCGGCCATCCTGCTGACCGGCCTGTTCATCGCGGGCATCTACCTCCAGTGCAAGATCAACCCGGCGCTCGGCCCCAAGGGCGACACCTTCACCTGGGGCGAGAAGCTTAAGTCCATGGCCAACCTCATGGACACCCTGCTCATCTTCGCCCTGGTCATCGGCGGCCTGTTCAAGGGGCTGTTCACCCCCACCGAAGCCGCATCCATCGGCGTCATCGGCGTACTCGCCCTGGCGATCGTGAAGAGGCAGCTCTCGTGGCAGGCCTTCGTCAATTCGCTCTACGAAACCCTGCGCACCTCCTGCATGGTCCTGGTGCTCATTGCGGGCGCGGTGGTCTTCGGCAAATTCCTGGCCGTGACCCGCATCCCCTTCGACATCGCCAACTGGGTATCCGCCTTCGACATGCCGCCCTTCGCCATCATGGGCGCGATCATCCTGATCTACTTCGTCGGCGGCTGCTTCATGGACTCGCTGGCACTCATCATGCTGACCATCCCGGTCTTCTTCCCGGTGGTTATGGACATGGGCTACGACCCCATCTGGTTCGGCGTCATCATCGTGCTCGTCACCGAGATGGGCGTCATCACCCCGCCGGTGGGCATCAACGTCTACGTGGTCTACGGCATGTGCCGGAAGATCGCCCCGGACGTCACCCTGGAGGACGTGTTCAAGGGCATCCTGCCGTTTATGGCCTCCATCATCCTGGGCATCGCCCTGCTCTTCATCTTCCCGCAGATAATCCTGTTCCTGCCCGGCCTGATGTACTGA
- a CDS encoding MBL fold metallo-hydrolase, which yields MIFFFVLVVLLVVSGCFYIGHDKFGRLPEGERLDRISESPNFKDGTFHNREPIPEIVEGGGGLGLWLKFLLRDGGGLTPPTPLPVVKTDLKALEPDADVVVWLGHSSYFVQLGGKTILIDPVLSDHASPVSFSTRAFEGTTIYTAEDMPDIDYLLISHDHWDHLDYDTVLALRSKIGHIVTGLGVGEHFARWEFPDKMVVEADWDSEVKLEDGLTIHVLTARHFSGRLFDRNRTLWVSFALETPTRRIFYSGDSGYGSHFKQIGDRFDGFDFVMLDSGQYNDAWRYVHMNPEQAAQAAEDLCAEAALPSHVGRFNISYHSWDDPFRRFVTAGAGKPYQIVTPRIGEAVDLDDPSPSVSPWWELNTKRDNAG from the coding sequence ATGATATTTTTCTTCGTGCTGGTAGTGTTGTTGGTCGTCTCCGGTTGTTTCTACATCGGTCATGACAAATTCGGCAGGCTGCCTGAGGGTGAACGGCTGGATCGAATTTCAGAGTCCCCCAACTTCAAGGACGGGACATTCCATAACCGCGAACCCATTCCAGAGATAGTCGAGGGCGGTGGCGGCCTCGGCCTGTGGCTGAAGTTTCTCCTGCGCGATGGAGGCGGGTTGACGCCGCCCACCCCTTTGCCCGTGGTCAAGACAGACCTCAAGGCGCTTGAGCCGGACGCCGATGTGGTCGTCTGGCTCGGTCATTCCTCCTATTTCGTTCAACTGGGCGGCAAGACGATCCTGATCGACCCGGTACTCAGCGACCACGCTTCGCCGGTCTCCTTCTCGACTCGTGCGTTCGAGGGAACCACCATCTATACGGCCGAGGATATGCCGGATATCGACTACCTGCTCATTTCTCATGACCACTGGGACCACCTGGATTACGACACAGTCCTCGCCCTGAGGTCGAAGATTGGACATATCGTCACAGGCCTTGGAGTAGGCGAGCACTTTGCGCGCTGGGAATTCCCGGACAAGATGGTCGTCGAGGCCGATTGGGACTCGGAGGTGAAGCTGGAAGACGGCCTGACCATCCACGTACTGACGGCACGCCATTTTTCCGGGCGGCTGTTTGACCGCAATCGTACCTTGTGGGTTTCTTTCGCTCTGGAGACTCCGACTCGCCGGATATTCTATAGCGGCGACAGCGGTTATGGATCTCACTTCAAGCAGATAGGCGATCGGTTCGACGGCTTTGATTTTGTCATGCTCGACAGCGGCCAGTACAACGACGCATGGCGATACGTCCACATGAATCCCGAGCAGGCAGCCCAGGCAGCTGAAGACCTGTGCGCTGAGGCCGCACTGCCGTCGCACGTCGGCAGGTTCAACATCTCTTACCACTCATGGGATGACCCGTTCAGGCGCTTCGTCACGGCGGGGGCTGGCAAGCCATACCAAATCGTGACCCCAAGGATCGGCGAGGCTGTCGATCTCGACGACCCATCACCCTCAGTTTCTCCTTGGTGGGAGCTCAATACGAAAAGGGACAATGCGGGTTAG
- a CDS encoding MFS transporter has product MIRTRNRENISKSYRFYRGNTVDADRFCRIGHPHTPGLTYGDLAMTAVVYFIGAITALLIFGRISNHLGRNPVTLLAFGLSAASIIMLDVNDAVPLVVARLLLGLSCGLASSAIAAYVVDSALPSLAWLSAVIVGNYPMVGLILGALASGVLVEYGPYPRTLCYLIVLVEVAVVCTLVLLSRETVERKPGLVASFRPVFSLPHADRRLYPIAVCLFVATWALGGFFQAYGPSIAADQLGSQSTVTAAIVFSSFLLPSAIVGPLSARLSPAKAQRIGVVVFTLAVGGVIFAVKAPARCLTAFRRRTGLASCR; this is encoded by the coding sequence ATCATCAGGACACGCAACCGTGAAAACATTTCGAAATCATATCGGTTTTATCGCGGCAACACTGTCGATGCTGACCGCTTTTGCCGCATCGGCCACCCCCATACCCCAGGGCTGACCTATGGCGACCTCGCCATGACCGCAGTGGTCTATTTCATCGGCGCGATCACGGCGTTGCTCATATTCGGCCGCATCTCGAACCATTTGGGCCGGAATCCGGTAACGTTGCTCGCGTTCGGACTTTCCGCCGCCAGCATCATCATGCTGGATGTGAACGACGCGGTGCCTCTGGTTGTTGCCCGCCTCCTGCTCGGATTGTCCTGCGGGTTGGCGTCCAGCGCCATCGCCGCCTATGTCGTCGATAGCGCCCTGCCCTCCCTGGCCTGGCTGTCCGCCGTGATCGTGGGGAATTATCCCATGGTGGGTCTTATCCTGGGTGCCCTGGCGTCGGGTGTGCTCGTCGAGTATGGACCGTATCCCCGAACGCTTTGCTATCTGATTGTTCTGGTGGAGGTGGCGGTCGTCTGTACGCTGGTCTTGCTGAGCAGGGAAACGGTGGAGCGGAAGCCCGGATTGGTCGCTTCATTCCGTCCCGTCTTTTCTCTGCCCCATGCCGACCGGCGGCTGTACCCGATTGCCGTCTGTCTCTTTGTGGCGACGTGGGCGCTGGGGGGATTCTTTCAGGCATACGGACCGTCCATCGCGGCAGACCAGCTTGGTTCACAGAGCACGGTAACGGCTGCCATCGTGTTTTCGTCGTTCCTGCTCCCCAGCGCCATCGTCGGCCCGCTTTCGGCGCGCCTTTCTCCTGCAAAGGCACAGCGGATCGGGGTCGTCGTCTTTACCCTGGCGGTCGGCGGTGTCATCTTTGCCGTGAAGGCACCCGCTCGCTGCTTGACGGCATTTCGTCGCAGGACCGGGCTGGCATCCTGTCGTTGA
- a CDS encoding cyclophilin-like fold protein, with protein sequence MLALMKNVSFMLALVACILVLDFDSQVSAADDQPLPLSDMRVEIHSQGKTATFRLYDTTAAREFYDQLPLTLDLTNFRDAQWMFYPPEKLNVKPSEAYHDGKKGELSYYAPWGDVFMLYKDFYAGDEMHRLGVGLSGIEDIAAMSGSAVVRKMEPLAEDKGKVMQITVTSNGTTITYELNDSQAAKDLYAQLPLEIEVEDYGGKEKIYYPPKKLNTSNTPLVKSAHPGTLAYYAPWADVVMFYGSFASASGLYELGEAIKGTESIRSLSGTIRIEAR encoded by the coding sequence ATGCTCGCGCTCATGAAAAACGTCTCGTTCATGCTGGCCCTCGTCGCCTGCATTCTCGTGTTGGACTTCGATTCCCAAGTGTCGGCTGCCGATGATCAACCGTTGCCCCTCTCTGACATGAGGGTGGAGATTCACTCTCAGGGAAAAACGGCGACATTCCGGCTCTACGACACCACTGCCGCCAGGGAGTTCTACGATCAACTGCCGTTGACGCTCGACCTGACCAACTTCCGTGACGCCCAGTGGATGTTTTACCCGCCCGAGAAGTTGAACGTGAAGCCGAGCGAAGCCTACCATGACGGAAAGAAGGGTGAGCTGAGCTATTACGCGCCCTGGGGCGACGTGTTCATGCTCTACAAGGATTTCTATGCGGGCGACGAGATGCATCGCCTTGGCGTCGGACTGAGCGGCATCGAAGACATCGCCGCGATGTCGGGCAGTGCCGTTGTTCGAAAGATGGAACCTCTTGCCGAAGATAAGGGAAAAGTCATGCAAATTACTGTCACTTCCAACGGAACCACAATAACCTATGAACTCAACGACAGCCAGGCGGCAAAAGACCTGTACGCCCAACTGCCGCTGGAGATCGAGGTCGAGGACTACGGTGGAAAGGAGAAGATTTATTACCCTCCCAAGAAGCTGAATACTTCGAACACCCCGTTGGTCAAATCTGCCCATCCCGGCACCCTCGCATACTATGCGCCTTGGGCCGATGTCGTCATGTTTTACGGCAGCTTCGCTTCCGCCTCCGGACTGTACGAACTGGGGGAAGCCATCAAAGGGACCGAGTCCATCCGCTCCCTGAGTGGGACTATTCGAATTGAAGCCCGGTAA
- a CDS encoding tautomerase family protein translates to MSNKYSRRDFIARGAVGLGAAVAFKLCGLCGSDGLEVAGAIASDGAKEEIMPHVSVKLWPGRSEEDKQRLADAIVEEVVKYTGASRSSVSVSIEEISFGDWKEKVYDPDIRDKADILYKKPGYSM, encoded by the coding sequence ATGAGCAACAAGTATTCCCGTCGGGATTTCATTGCAAGAGGGGCTGTCGGCCTTGGAGCTGCGGTCGCATTCAAACTATGCGGACTCTGCGGCTCGGACGGATTGGAAGTTGCCGGAGCCATAGCTTCGGACGGAGCAAAGGAGGAAATCATGCCCCATGTCAGCGTCAAGCTCTGGCCCGGCAGGTCGGAAGAGGACAAGCAGCGTCTCGCCGACGCCATTGTGGAAGAAGTCGTCAAATACACGGGTGCAAGCAGATCGTCCGTTTCGGTCTCAATAGAGGAAATTTCGTTCGGCGATTGGAAGGAGAAGGTCTACGACCCGGATATCCGCGACAAGGCCGATATCCTGTACAAGAAGCCCGGATACTCGATGTAA
- a CDS encoding flavodoxin family protein encodes MPDESRKTGKDRAAFLGERRNLLKAGVAMAVAPVFAGMSVVSAPAEAQAGPSKDRKNVLIISSSPRMNSNSEALSDEFMRGAREAGHQVEKIRLAEKAINYCTGCLACISDPGFCSQQDDMAEIREKMLAAEVLVLASPVYFHAMNGQMKVFVDRVCPIYTMLRDKDFYYSVSCAGGDSQVESSVNSLKVFTGSFSGCRDKGVMSITGSWDGGNVKGTRAGEKAYEMGLNA; translated from the coding sequence ATGCCGGATGAAAGCAGAAAAACAGGAAAGGACAGGGCTGCGTTTTTGGGTGAACGACGAAACCTACTCAAGGCCGGGGTGGCCATGGCCGTCGCCCCGGTGTTTGCGGGCATGTCTGTCGTGTCGGCACCCGCCGAAGCGCAGGCAGGTCCGAGTAAGGACCGCAAGAATGTGCTCATCATCTCGTCGAGTCCCAGAATGAATAGCAACTCCGAAGCTCTGAGCGACGAATTCATGCGGGGTGCACGGGAAGCGGGACATCAGGTGGAAAAGATCCGCCTTGCGGAAAAGGCCATCAACTACTGCACTGGTTGTTTGGCCTGCATCTCAGATCCGGGTTTCTGCAGTCAGCAGGATGACATGGCTGAAATCCGTGAAAAAATGCTCGCCGCCGAAGTGCTTGTGCTTGCCAGCCCGGTTTATTTCCATGCCATGAACGGCCAGATGAAAGTCTTCGTCGATAGGGTCTGCCCCATTTATACCATGCTCCGCGACAAGGATTTCTACTATTCGGTTTCCTGCGCAGGCGGTGATTCACAGGTGGAGAGTTCCGTGAACAGCCTGAAGGTGTTCACCGGGAGTTTTTCCGGTTGCAGGGACAAAGGCGTCATGTCCATTACGGGATCATGGGACGGAGGTAACGTGAAGGGTACTCGTGCTGGAGAAAAGGCCTATGAAATGGGCCTGAACGCCTGA
- a CDS encoding flavodoxin family protein, whose protein sequence is MSKRTLLISSSPRKNANSDILCDEFMKGAQEAGHSVGKIRLADSHINYCTGCCACIGNPGSCTQADDMNGILQKILDADVLVFASPIYFHSFNGHMKTFMDRICPIYPLIHDKDVYFMVAAAGGNLPVKNAFKIFRVFTDCLDVEEKGTVAVTGVWSEGGVRGKRALKDAYEMGLKA, encoded by the coding sequence ATGAGTAAAAGAACACTTCTTATATCTTCAAGTCCGAGAAAGAACGCCAACTCCGACATCCTGTGCGACGAATTCATGAAAGGAGCGCAGGAGGCCGGGCACAGCGTGGGAAAAATCCGTTTGGCGGACAGCCACATCAACTATTGCACCGGATGCTGCGCCTGTATCGGCAATCCGGGAAGCTGCACCCAGGCCGACGACATGAACGGAATCCTGCAAAAGATTCTCGATGCCGATGTTCTCGTGTTTGCCAGCCCTATCTATTTTCACTCTTTCAACGGCCACATGAAAACGTTCATGGACAGGATCTGCCCCATCTACCCTCTTATTCATGACAAGGACGTCTATTTCATGGTGGCCGCAGCCGGTGGCAACCTCCCCGTTAAGAATGCGTTCAAAATCTTCAGGGTGTTCACTGACTGTCTGGATGTTGAAGAAAAGGGGACGGTTGCCGTTACCGGTGTCTGGTCCGAGGGCGGCGTCAGAGGAAAACGCGCACTCAAGGATGCATACGAAATGGGTTTGAAAGCCTGA
- a CDS encoding carboxymuconolactone decarboxylase family protein — protein sequence MNKETTLDVRQKAIVTIAAFTTSGDIEKLKPALNEGLDAGLTVNEVKEVLVQMYAYAGFPRSLGGIWAFMGVMDERKAKGIKDKEGRDASPLPADLDRDAYGARVRADLSGLKELPTTKAPYQEFSPIIDTFLKEHLFADIFIRDILTHQERELATIACLASLGKAEGPLKFHMGAAMNTGLSEGQMHDFVKVLDVRVGKEQAQSASGVLDAVLAGRK from the coding sequence ATGAACAAGGAAACGACCCTCGACGTCCGACAGAAGGCGATTGTCACCATCGCCGCCTTCACCACGAGCGGCGATATCGAGAAGCTCAAACCGGCCTTGAACGAAGGGTTGGACGCCGGGCTGACCGTCAACGAAGTCAAGGAAGTCCTCGTCCAGATGTATGCCTATGCGGGCTTTCCCCGCAGTCTCGGCGGCATCTGGGCCTTCATGGGTGTGATGGATGAACGCAAAGCCAAGGGCATCAAAGATAAGGAAGGCAGGGACGCATCTCCGCTTCCGGCTGACCTTGACCGGGATGCCTACGGTGCCCGAGTCCGAGCGGACTTGTCCGGCCTCAAGGAGCTCCCGACAACCAAGGCTCCCTATCAGGAGTTCTCGCCCATCATCGACACGTTCCTCAAGGAGCACCTGTTCGCGGACATCTTCATCCGCGATATCCTGACCCACCAGGAACGCGAACTGGCGACCATCGCCTGCCTGGCCAGCCTGGGCAAGGCCGAAGGTCCGCTCAAGTTCCACATGGGAGCGGCCATGAACACCGGCCTGTCCGAAGGTCAGATGCACGACTTCGTCAAGGTGCTCGACGTCCGCGTGGGCAAAGAGCAGGCACAAAGCGCGAGCGGTGTCCTCGACGCCGTTCTCGCCGGTCGCAAGTAA
- a CDS encoding (R)-mandelonitrile lyase yields MKKVIVILAVLAFASVAFAEQGQEVYRKGTQKSFVGPAEYFTGDVTVDMLFPANDTAHYSGAYVTFQPGARTNWHWHPAGQHMIVTDGVALTGTRDGKVIEFTEGESVWCPVGVDHWHGATPDGAMTHLVISGSKDGKAVVWKEKVTDEQYMKR; encoded by the coding sequence ATGAAGAAAGTCATCGTCATCCTGGCTGTATTGGCCTTTGCCTCGGTCGCATTCGCGGAGCAGGGACAGGAAGTCTACCGCAAGGGAACCCAGAAATCCTTCGTCGGCCCGGCCGAGTATTTCACCGGCGACGTCACGGTGGACATGCTGTTCCCGGCCAACGACACCGCCCACTATTCCGGGGCGTATGTCACCTTCCAGCCCGGAGCCAGGACCAACTGGCATTGGCACCCGGCAGGACAGCACATGATCGTGACCGACGGCGTTGCCTTGACCGGGACGCGCGACGGCAAAGTCATCGAATTCACGGAAGGGGAAAGCGTCTGGTGTCCGGTCGGTGTCGACCACTGGCACGGCGCGACTCCCGACGGTGCCATGACCCATCTCGTCATTTCCGGCAGCAAGGACGGCAAGGCCGTTGTCTGGAAAGAAAAAGTCACCGACGAACAATACATGAAGCGATAG